Proteins co-encoded in one bacterium genomic window:
- the nth gene encoding endonuclease III — protein sequence MTSRSPALPKESSVARARRARQIAARLAKRYPRVEIPLRHRNRLELLIATILSAQSTDAMVNRVTPALFARWRTAAEYAGAPPSELETMIHSTGFFHAKARAIRGMARALLERHGGEVPGTMEELVALPGVGRKTANVVLGASGVPGIVVDTHVLRLSRRLALTANHDPDKIEQDVGALLPPEEWSDFSLRLIYFGRELCTAVRPRCPECPLRDLCPSARYLGSPPWMTRRPRAVATAVNRKTRRPRAAAAVNRKTRGPAGPSRARATATPRRTGR from the coding sequence GTGACGAGCAGGTCCCCGGCGTTGCCGAAAGAGAGCAGCGTCGCCCGCGCGCGCCGGGCGCGGCAGATCGCCGCGAGGCTGGCGAAGCGTTATCCCCGCGTCGAGATCCCGCTCCGCCACCGCAACCGGCTCGAACTGCTGATTGCGACGATTCTTTCCGCGCAGAGCACCGACGCGATGGTGAACCGCGTCACCCCGGCGCTCTTCGCGCGCTGGCGCACCGCCGCCGAGTACGCGGGCGCCCCGCCGAGCGAACTGGAAACGATGATCCACAGCACCGGGTTTTTTCACGCCAAGGCGCGCGCGATCCGGGGAATGGCGCGCGCGCTGCTCGAGCGCCACGGCGGCGAGGTGCCGGGGACGATGGAAGAGCTGGTGGCGCTGCCCGGCGTCGGCCGCAAGACGGCCAACGTCGTGCTCGGCGCGTCGGGCGTGCCCGGCATCGTCGTGGACACCCACGTCCTGCGGCTGTCCCGCCGGCTCGCGCTGACTGCGAACCATGATCCGGACAAGATTGAACAGGACGTCGGCGCCCTGCTGCCGCCGGAGGAATGGAGCGACTTCTCGCTGCGGCTGATCTACTTCGGCCGTGAGCTCTGCACCGCGGTCCGGCCGCGGTGCCCGGAGTGCCCTCTGCGCGACCTGTGTCCGTCCGCGCGCTACCTCGGGTCGCCGCCTTGGATGACGCGACGGCCAAGGGCCGTCGCTACCGCGGTCAACAGGAAGACGCGACGGCCGAGGGCCGCCGCCGCTGTCAACAGGAAGACGCGGGGGCCCGCGGGACCCTCGCGCGCGCGGGCCACTGCGACACCTCGGAGGACGGGACGATGA
- a CDS encoding nucleoside-diphosphate kinase, with product MADVRHERTLILIKPDGVQRALTGEILARLERAGLKIVGLRMLQAERATLERHYPSDEEWVRTIGGKTKEAFETYGWDVRARMGTDDALEIGRRVRGWLIDFMLTTPIIAAVFEGVHAVSVTRKLVGATLPVFAAPGTIRGDFATDAPTVANEAQRPVRNLIHASGTVEEAAHEVGLWFGRGETFAYPRADEAAMFGPNSPGGD from the coding sequence ATGGCTGACGTCAGGCACGAACGCACCCTGATTCTCATCAAGCCGGACGGGGTGCAGCGCGCGCTGACCGGAGAGATACTGGCGCGGCTGGAGCGCGCGGGACTCAAGATCGTCGGGCTTCGGATGCTGCAGGCCGAGCGGGCGACGCTCGAGCGCCACTACCCGTCCGACGAGGAGTGGGTGCGGACGATCGGCGGCAAGACCAAGGAAGCCTTCGAGACCTACGGGTGGGACGTGCGCGCGCGCATGGGAACGGACGACGCGCTGGAGATCGGGCGGCGCGTCCGCGGATGGCTGATCGACTTCATGCTGACGACGCCGATCATCGCGGCCGTGTTCGAGGGCGTTCACGCGGTCAGCGTCACGCGGAAGCTCGTCGGCGCGACCCTTCCCGTCTTCGCGGCCCCCGGCACCATCCGCGGCGACTTCGCAACGGACGCGCCGACCGTCGCCAACGAAGCCCAGCGGCCCGTCCGTAACCTGATTCACGCCTCCGGCACCGTCGAGGAAGCCGCGCACGAAGTCGGCCTGTGGTTCGGACGGGGCGAGACCTTCGCCTACCCACGCGCCGACGAGGCCGCGATGTTCGGCCCCAACTCCCCTGGCGGGGACTAG
- the ggt gene encoding gamma-glutamyltransferase, with amino-acid sequence MLAQRGMVVTDHPLASAAGLHVLEQDGNAADAAVCVSGMLGVVCPMMNGIGGDTFVTYYDAASRGVTTLLGSGAAPNAATPAWFAAHGHTMMPLRGMLSPSVPGAVDAMAAALARWGSGRFTLDRLLAPAIHYAQSGFPVSERLASWFAESEELLRRYPSSARVYLPQGRPPAVGEVLVQRDLARSLETIAAEGPRALYEGPLADRIAAYMREHGGLVTHADLAAHRSEIAEPVAVPYRDLVVHTTPPPSQGFVLLEMLNILAGDDLGALPWGSAEAVHLAVEAKKLAFADRLAYVGDPRFVANPLDRLLDPAYAKARRAALNPGRAVEAASPGALPEAAGDTTAFAVADRHGNVASWITSISSNFGCGEVVEGTGILLNNRAGRGFSLVPDHPNLIAPGKRTMHTLMAFVATRGGRPVLAWATRGGDAQAQWDLQVLMNITAHGLKVQDAVERPRWFSFPATDPQTVDAPYELRMEGGFPAETYEELRRRGHRVLTPRAGVGGVQAIQVDAERGVYAGGSDPRADGCAIGY; translated from the coding sequence GTGCTGGCGCAGCGGGGCATGGTGGTCACCGACCACCCTCTCGCGTCGGCCGCCGGACTTCACGTCCTCGAGCAGGACGGCAACGCCGCCGACGCGGCGGTGTGCGTGTCCGGCATGCTCGGCGTCGTGTGCCCGATGATGAACGGGATCGGCGGCGACACGTTCGTCACGTATTATGACGCCGCATCCCGGGGGGTCACGACGCTGCTCGGCAGCGGCGCCGCGCCCAACGCGGCGACGCCGGCGTGGTTCGCGGCGCACGGGCACACCATGATGCCGCTGCGGGGCATGCTCTCCCCGTCGGTCCCGGGCGCCGTCGACGCGATGGCGGCCGCGCTCGCACGGTGGGGCAGCGGACGCTTCACCCTCGACCGCCTCCTCGCGCCGGCGATCCACTACGCGCAGTCGGGCTTTCCGGTGAGCGAGCGGCTGGCGTCGTGGTTCGCCGAGTCCGAAGAGCTGCTGCGGCGGTATCCTTCGTCGGCGCGCGTCTACCTGCCGCAGGGCCGGCCGCCGGCGGTGGGCGAGGTACTCGTCCAGCGCGACCTCGCGCGGTCGCTCGAGACGATCGCCGCGGAAGGCCCGCGCGCGCTGTACGAAGGCCCGCTCGCGGACCGCATCGCGGCCTACATGCGGGAGCACGGCGGCCTCGTGACCCACGCGGATCTCGCCGCGCACAGGTCGGAAATCGCCGAGCCCGTCGCGGTTCCGTACCGCGACCTCGTCGTGCACACGACTCCCCCGCCGTCTCAGGGCTTCGTGCTGCTCGAGATGCTCAACATTCTCGCCGGGGACGATCTCGGCGCGCTGCCGTGGGGCTCCGCCGAGGCCGTGCATCTCGCGGTCGAAGCGAAGAAGCTGGCCTTCGCGGACCGCCTCGCCTACGTTGGAGATCCGCGCTTCGTCGCCAATCCGCTCGACCGGCTGCTCGATCCGGCCTACGCGAAAGCGCGGCGCGCCGCGCTCAATCCGGGACGCGCCGTCGAAGCCGCCTCACCCGGCGCGCTTCCCGAGGCGGCCGGGGATACGACGGCGTTCGCGGTCGCGGACCGGCACGGCAACGTGGCTTCTTGGATCACGAGCATCTCGTCGAACTTCGGCTGCGGCGAGGTGGTGGAGGGCACGGGCATTCTATTGAACAACCGGGCCGGGCGGGGCTTCAGCCTGGTGCCGGACCACCCCAACCTGATCGCCCCGGGGAAACGCACGATGCACACGCTCATGGCATTCGTAGCGACGCGCGGAGGACGTCCGGTGCTGGCCTGGGCGACGCGCGGCGGGGACGCGCAGGCGCAGTGGGATTTGCAGGTGCTGATGAACATCACGGCCCACGGCCTGAAGGTTCAGGACGCGGTGGAGCGCCCGCGCTGGTTCAGCTTCCCGGCGACCGACCCGCAGACGGTCGACGCGCCCTACGAGCTGCGGATGGAGGGCGGCTTCCCCGCCGAGACTTACGAGGAGCTTCGGCGCCGGGGCCACCGCGTGCTCACGCCGCGGGCGGGCGTCGGCGGCGTACAGGCGATCCAGGTAGACGCGGAGCGCGGCGTGTACGCCGGCGGATCGGACCCCCGCGCCGACGGCTGCGCGATCGGCTACTAA
- a CDS encoding A/G-specific adenine glycosylase, producing the protein MTAASVRAAAGALPIAAAAPARRAFRRRLLAWYRRHGRDLPWRRTRDPYRVLVSEVMLQQTQVARVIPKYREWLRRYPSLGALAAASAGEVREAWYPLGYNVRPLRLRSIARTAVRRHGGRLPRSRDGLLALKGIGAYTAGAVLSFAFGEDAAILDTNVRRVLRRVWVGEGPQVRDRALWELAERLLPRGRTYDFNQALMDLGATVCTARRPRCRACPLARMCASYPL; encoded by the coding sequence GTGACGGCCGCCTCCGTTCGCGCCGCCGCGGGCGCGCTTCCCATCGCCGCCGCGGCCCCGGCCCGCCGCGCGTTCCGGCGGCGGCTCCTCGCCTGGTACCGGCGCCACGGACGCGATCTACCGTGGCGCCGCACCCGCGATCCCTATCGCGTGCTGGTCTCCGAGGTGATGCTGCAGCAGACCCAGGTCGCCCGTGTGATTCCGAAATACCGCGAGTGGCTGCGCCGCTATCCGTCGCTCGGCGCGCTGGCCGCGGCGTCGGCGGGCGAAGTCCGCGAGGCATGGTATCCGCTCGGCTACAACGTCCGTCCGCTGCGGCTCCGGTCGATCGCCCGCACGGCCGTCAGGCGGCACGGCGGCCGGCTGCCGCGCAGCCGCGACGGCCTGCTGGCCCTGAAGGGCATCGGCGCATACACCGCGGGCGCGGTTCTCAGTTTCGCCTTCGGCGAGGACGCGGCGATCCTCGATACGAACGTGCGCCGCGTGCTGCGGCGCGTCTGGGTCGGCGAGGGCCCTCAGGTGCGCGACCGCGCGCTGTGGGAGCTGGCCGAACGGCTGCTCCCGCGCGGCCGGACGTACGACTTCAACCAGGCGTTGATGGACCTCGGGGCCACCGTGTGCACGGCGAGGCGCCCGCGCTGCCGCGCCTGTCCGCTCGCGCGGATGTGCGCGTCCTATCCGCTATAG
- a CDS encoding M20/M25/M40 family metallo-hydrolase: MKQISRAAGIAAIVPVAAALTAAAPGTALEQAAQLWFVPRAQAAAQQTPVARVSGERAYQHVLALSQKIGPHPAGSVQDRSSGEYIASQLTRDGYAVEWQPFTFPYFGVRRIALTVPDGPALHPRAMEYSPSTADGGLTAEVADAGLGRPGDFGGQTPAGAAMRGKIALVRRGELMFRQKAENAADAGAAALIVYNSQPNDFAGTLGQAARIPVVSLSGTEGQKLLDRVRSGRTVAHLDVQTVNERRTTWNIVGTKAPPAGTAAGGDAGKILIVGAHRDTVAGAPGANDNTSGVATALETAEVLKDVPLGVTVRFVFFGAEEDGLYGSAEYVKHLERGRIIGMINLDMEGVGERLIVAGRGDDTLVRTAARLAADLGIRVDVRGAEGGSDHVNFEKAGVPVVFLFRPDDQYYDTPRDTVDRVSPALLEASTRLAVATALAAAQTK, encoded by the coding sequence ATGAAGCAGATCTCGCGCGCGGCCGGAATTGCCGCCATCGTGCCGGTCGCCGCCGCGCTCACAGCCGCAGCGCCGGGTACGGCGCTTGAACAGGCGGCGCAGCTTTGGTTCGTGCCGCGGGCCCAGGCGGCCGCCCAGCAGACGCCCGTCGCCCGCGTGTCCGGCGAGCGCGCCTACCAGCACGTGCTCGCGCTCTCCCAGAAGATCGGACCGCATCCGGCCGGCTCTGTCCAAGATCGTTCATCGGGCGAGTACATCGCATCACAGCTCACGCGCGACGGCTATGCCGTCGAGTGGCAGCCGTTCACGTTCCCGTACTTCGGCGTGCGCCGGATCGCGCTCACCGTCCCCGACGGCCCGGCGCTGCACCCGCGCGCGATGGAATACTCGCCGTCCACCGCCGACGGCGGACTGACCGCGGAAGTGGCGGACGCGGGGCTCGGGCGTCCAGGCGATTTCGGCGGGCAGACCCCCGCCGGCGCGGCGATGCGCGGCAAGATCGCCCTCGTGCGGCGCGGAGAGTTGATGTTCCGGCAGAAGGCGGAGAACGCCGCCGACGCCGGTGCCGCGGCCCTCATCGTCTACAATTCGCAGCCCAACGACTTCGCCGGCACGCTGGGGCAGGCGGCCCGGATCCCGGTTGTGTCGCTGTCGGGAACCGAGGGGCAGAAGCTTCTCGACCGCGTGCGGAGCGGCCGCACCGTCGCGCACCTCGACGTCCAGACGGTCAACGAGCGCCGCACGACCTGGAACATCGTCGGGACCAAGGCGCCCCCGGCCGGCACGGCCGCGGGAGGCGACGCCGGCAAGATCCTCATCGTGGGCGCGCACCGCGACACCGTGGCCGGCGCGCCGGGCGCCAACGACAACACCTCGGGGGTCGCGACGGCGCTCGAAACCGCCGAGGTGCTGAAGGACGTGCCGCTGGGCGTCACGGTCCGGTTCGTGTTCTTCGGCGCCGAGGAAGACGGCCTCTACGGATCCGCGGAGTACGTCAAGCACCTCGAGCGCGGCCGGATCATCGGCATGATCAATCTCGACATGGAGGGCGTCGGGGAGCGGCTGATCGTCGCCGGCCGGGGCGACGACACGCTTGTGCGCACCGCCGCGCGCCTTGCCGCGGACCTGGGTATCCGCGTCGATGTGCGCGGCGCCGAGGGCGGCAGCGACCACGTCAATTTCGAGAAGGCCGGGGTGCCGGTCGTGTTCCTGTTCCGGCCGGACGATCAGTACTACGACACGCCGCGCGACACGGTGGACCGGGTATCGCCCGCGCTGCTCGAGGCCTCGACGCGCCTCGCGGTCGCGACGGCGCTCGCGGCGGCGCAGACGAAATAG
- a CDS encoding enoyl-ACP reductase — MSGLLADKTAIVMGVANRWSIAWAIARAFARENARLVFTFQGERQEKDVRELAGTLEGARVLPCDVTRDDSLTALAQTLAADGVGLDAVVHSIAFANREDLGGAFVDTSRAGFGLALDVSAYSFVAVAHHLLPVLRAGASLMTLTYIGSTRVMPNYNVMGVAKAALEANVRYLASDLGPRGFRVNAISAGPIKTASARAIQGFSRILDVMKERAPLRRNTEPEEVADAAVFLASPLARGITGEVLFVDNGYHATGL, encoded by the coding sequence ATGAGCGGATTGCTCGCGGACAAGACGGCGATCGTGATGGGCGTCGCGAACCGGTGGAGCATCGCCTGGGCGATCGCGCGGGCATTTGCCCGCGAGAACGCGCGGCTCGTCTTCACGTTCCAGGGTGAGCGGCAGGAGAAAGACGTCCGCGAGCTGGCCGGGACGCTCGAGGGGGCCCGCGTACTGCCGTGCGACGTGACGCGGGACGACTCCCTCACGGCGCTGGCGCAGACGCTCGCCGCGGACGGGGTCGGCCTCGACGCCGTCGTGCACTCCATCGCCTTCGCCAACCGCGAGGACCTCGGCGGCGCGTTCGTGGACACCTCGCGCGCGGGCTTCGGCCTCGCGCTCGACGTGAGCGCGTACTCGTTCGTCGCGGTGGCGCACCACCTGCTGCCGGTGCTGCGGGCGGGGGCGAGTTTGATGACCCTCACCTACATCGGTTCGACGCGCGTGATGCCGAACTACAACGTCATGGGCGTCGCCAAGGCGGCGCTCGAGGCGAACGTGCGCTACCTCGCGTCCGACCTCGGTCCGCGCGGCTTCCGGGTGAACGCGATCTCCGCGGGGCCGATCAAGACCGCGTCGGCCCGCGCGATCCAGGGCTTCAGCCGGATCCTCGACGTGATGAAAGAACGCGCCCCGCTTCGCCGCAACACCGAGCCCGAGGAGGTCGCCGACGCCGCGGTGTTTCTGGCGAGTCCGCTGGCGCGCGGCATCACGGGCGAGGTGTTGTTCGTCGACAACGGCTACCACGCCACCGGGCTATAG